GCAAGATACTTTTCCATGTGACCTCCCATATCAGTATTCTATCTTTTCCGTTTTTAATTTTTGCATAAATTTGCAATATTTTTTTCTTTTTACTTGCATTAATATATAACCTCGATTTTCTATTTTGTCAATAGGCATTTTTAAAATTTATGTTGAAATATATCTAAAAACTTTATATAATTAACTTGCTCAATATATTCTCAAGGAGGCTGAAAATGACTTTAGAAGAAATCGCAAAATTATGCAATGTTTCTACTTCTACAGTTTCAAGAGTTCTCAATAATAAAAAAGGAATTAGTGAAAAAACAAGAAAAAATATTCTGGATTTAGTTAAGGATTTGGAGAAACAGGAAATACCAATACTTAAAAAAACAACGAAAACAATAGCTTTTATTGTTCCGTCTTTATCAAATTACTTTTTTTCCACTCTCTTGAAAAAAATTCTTATTGAAGTTGAAAATAAAAATATTGATATACTGGTTTTTGACATTAATGATGATATAGAACGTGAAATAGAAGTGATAAAAAATTTAAGCAATAAAAATATAGACGGTATGATACTTATAAGTTCAAGTAAAAATGACGAAAAATTCAAAATTAAAAAGGAACTTCTGACTTTTACACATCCGTTTATTCTTATGGACAGAAAGCTGAAAGATGCCAGTTTTGACGGTGTTTATGTAGATAATATACGGGGAGTTTTTACCCTTACGGAATACCTCATAAAAAAAGGCAAAAAAGATATCACTATTATTACCGGGGACAAAAATTCCAATATTAGTCTGGAAAGAATAGAAGGGTATAAAGAAGCCCTTTATATGAACGGTATTGAAATTTCCAACGGACATATTGTTTTTGCGGACTTTTATGATTCCCACAAAATAGAAAAAAGCCTGAAAGCCGTTATTACTGAAAAGAATTATCCTAAGACACTGATCTGCTGTAATAATATTATATTGCAGACAGTAATTAAATTAATTATGCAGAATAATCTAAAAATAAACAAGGATATTACTGTAGTTTCTTTTGATAATACTGATTTTCTTGATAATCTCGGTTTCAAGATCAGCTGTGTTTCACCAGACCTTGATACTTTGGTTTCTCAGTCTATAAACCTGATTTTGGAAAATATATTAAATAAAAAAAATACTACAAGACAAATAGATATTATTCCTGAACTTGTGGAAAAAAATTAATTTTAGGGAGTGTGGAGTTTTATGGCAAACCATTTTGAAGCAATCGGTATTGAAGTAAATTCTATGGAAGATATGGAAGAATTATATTCTCAGTGTTTAGAACACGGTACAGAAATTGATACAGAATTCGGAAAATACTTTTTCTGGGATATGGGAAACGGAGCGGAACTCTGGGGACAACTGGACACTGACAATAATGCCGGTCTGAACCCGAATTTTTCAGGCAATTCTTCATTTAACGCCGTATTGGAACATGAAATCAAAGATGAAGAAAGACCTGTCATGGACGGCTGCCTTTACTGCCAGTCCGGAGATGTTTTTCCTTTTGTTGTTGATGTTCCTGATATGAAAATATGGAAACCTGAATTTCCTGAAACACGCTCTCTTCGAATTTCAGCTTTTGCTCATAATGTGGAAATCTATGAATCTGAAGAAGATTATGATAAAAAAAATATCAAGGAGCCGAAATTTGCTACAGAACATTTTATTCCCACAGGGTTATTTACTGATGAGGGGCAAACAGCAACAGCCCATGCCATGTTCGGCGGAACTATAAAAACAGCCGAGAAAAAAACTAATCCTGTGACAGGACTGGAATTTTACCATGCTTTGGTAAAAACTCTCGGCGGAGAAATAGATGTAGTTATTCCTCCTGAACTAATAGAAGGCAGTACCGAATTACGAAAAGATTATATCCTAACCGGACACTTCTGGCTTTCTGCCAGAATATCGGATTAATTTCCATAAAAACAGGGAGCCAATGCTCCCTTATTTTTTATTATTCTAATTTAATCCTTCTTTAGCAAGAAGCTTTTCCAGTTTTTTATCTGTCCCCTGATTTCCTTTATATGTCTGAATAGCCTTTTTAGTCTTGCTTCCATATATCCCGTCAAGTTTTCCTGTATAATACCCTAAATCTTTTAATCTTTTCTGGATTTCAACAAAATTTGTTCTTCTCTTCTCTTTTGTAACCGACTGTGATTTAGACGTTGTTGTACTACTTGCTGCAGTGAAACTGATAGTTGCTGCCAATAAAAAAATTACGGCTAATTTTAATTTTCTCATATCTTCTCCTTCTAAAACTTTTTTCTATTATATACTTTTTATAAAAACTTTGTAAATCTAAAATTATTTTAAAATTTTATGTATAAAAAATTCTTTATCCCTATATTATGATCTAAATAAAAAAACAGACCGAATTTTAATCAACAGATTAAACAAAACAAGCCTGTTTCTTTTTACTTATCCAATTAATTTCAAAAAATGCCCTTTTCTGATATTATTATCAAAAATTCTTACTGTCTTACTTCTTTACCCATGCACTTGTATATTCCTGAAGTTTTCCTTTCAAATAAGTGAGCCCGCCCATAATCTGATCCATGTCGCTGTCACTGAAACTGTCTTTATTTTTTATAAACTTATCAAGTATTGCGTTTACCCTTTTGTCATAATACTTATTAAGCTTTGCAAAATCTTCCTTAGATGTCAGCATAGAATCTACCTGCGCATCATATGTTACTCTTGTAAAATCATCCATTACTGCCTGAGCTACAGGACTTTGCATTTTCGGTCTCGACAGTCCTACCACATTGTACACAGTCTGTATATTTTCTTCTTTTCCGTTACTGTAATAAGGCTTAGTGTAAGTTATTACTCCTAATAACAGAAACAAAGCAACTAAAACTTTTTTCATACTTCCTCCTTAATTTAGTCTTTCATTATCTTTGATACATATTCACTTTACTGTAACTGGTCTACTATTGCCTGTAACTTATCAAGATGATCCAGTATTTGCTGTGCATCAGCTTCGCTTAAACTGTTCATATTTTTATCCAGCTTGTCAAGCACTGCATTTGTTCTTGCCATGTAGTAATCGTCCAGCTTACCGTAATCTTTTTCAGGGGTTGTTGAGTAATCTTCCACAGATTCATAAGTTATTCTTGTGAATTCATCAACTATTCCCTGTGCAGTCTGGTTTTTCAAAGCTGGTCTTTTTAGATTCATCTGACTGTAAACAGTGGCAATAGGTACTTCTTTCCCGTAATAATTCTTTGAGAATGCTGTTACTGTTAACAATAGAAATAACATTACTAACGTTTTTTTCATATTTCCTCCTTATTTTTTGTTATATATATCAAACCCTTTTACTTACATATTTTATCATCTCATACTTATGTGAATTTATTGTGAATAAAATAAATTTTTTAATTATCTGCGGATTATTTCCAGCTTTTGGCTTTCTTCCTGCTGTATCAAATAAAGTTTCAGTTTATTTTCTTCTGCCTTCACAAAAATATTTCCATTAGTTTCTTTTCCTGAATTCAGCTTTTCTGTTTCGCCTTCCTTCAGTCCGAATCTCTTATCTATATCTGAAAAATTCTCATTTCCGGCTTTTCTATATATAA
This genomic stretch from Sebaldella sp. S0638 harbors:
- a CDS encoding LacI family DNA-binding transcriptional regulator; protein product: MTLEEIAKLCNVSTSTVSRVLNNKKGISEKTRKNILDLVKDLEKQEIPILKKTTKTIAFIVPSLSNYFFSTLLKKILIEVENKNIDILVFDINDDIEREIEVIKNLSNKNIDGMILISSSKNDEKFKIKKELLTFTHPFILMDRKLKDASFDGVYVDNIRGVFTLTEYLIKKGKKDITIITGDKNSNISLERIEGYKEALYMNGIEISNGHIVFADFYDSHKIEKSLKAVITEKNYPKTLICCNNIILQTVIKLIMQNNLKINKDITVVSFDNTDFLDNLGFKISCVSPDLDTLVSQSINLILENILNKKNTTRQIDIIPELVEKN
- a CDS encoding peptidoglycan-binding protein encodes the protein MRKLKLAVIFLLAATISFTAASSTTTSKSQSVTKEKRRTNFVEIQKRLKDLGYYTGKLDGIYGSKTKKAIQTYKGNQGTDKKLEKLLAKEGLN